One stretch of Bombina bombina isolate aBomBom1 chromosome 7, aBomBom1.pri, whole genome shotgun sequence DNA includes these proteins:
- the ATP6V1FNB gene encoding protein ATP6V1FNB, translating into MRDLLTTRNQNCWKELIEKEQFTRLSWKQKYTTEHPLNPPQTIRKRRELFIPRAETILPPLVNVPKKAEQKMPDEESHAHPGKETLVEMRPATPHASHALYDGFSKEGKGRYMYLRMRKQLGPEEKYPHPILSSWDYGWRLGEVVKEFKFPIHGRSKIVRDTFYSRNGIYCQPSHTDKML; encoded by the exons ATGAGGGATCTGCTTACAACCAGGAACCAAAATTGCTGGAAAGAACTGATAGAGAAAGAACAGTTCACAAGATTATCTTGGAAGCAGAAGTATACTACAGAACACCCATTAAACCCACCACAGACCATAAGGAAAAGAAGAGAACTGTTCATACCACGAGCAGAGACCATTCTCCCACCTTTGGTTAATGTACCAAAAAAGGCTGAGCAGAAGATGCCAGACGAGGAATCTCATGCACATCCAGGCAAGGAGACTCTGGTGGAGATGAGACCAGCTACACCTCATGCATCTCATGCCCTTTACGATGGCTTCTCTAAGGAGGGGAAAGGCAGATACATGTATCTGAGGATGAGGAAACAGCTTGGCCCAGAGGAGAAATATCCACATCCTATATTGTCCTCCTGGGATTATGGCTGGAGGTTAG GGGAAGTGGTTAAAGAATTCAAGTTTCCAATACACGGAAGATccaagatagtgagagatacattCTACAGCAGGAATGGAATATACTGCCAGCCGTCGCACACCGACAAGATGCTCTGA